TTTGTCGACTCCCTGTGCGGAAACTGTCTCGATCCAAAAACGCTGGTGACTGCCTCCACCGGATTCGTGATCAGAGGTAAGTCGCTGGTTATAATCGGCCGCGACCGCTACCAGACACGCCTGATGACCAAAGCCGGCTATGGTGTCTATATCGAAGACTCCCCCTCGACCAAACTGATCAACCTGACTATCACCGGTGGCCGACGCGATGCCGACGGCAACGCTACCGACGCCGCCGTGGTCGTGCGGCGCTCCAACGTACAACTGGAGAACCTCGAGATCATCGACAACGATCACCGGCTCGACAGTGTGGTTGTCGGCATAGGTGGTGCTTTCGGTCGCGAAGGATCGACCATGATGGTGGCGAACTGCAACATCGTCAACAACGGCTGGGACGGAATCGCGCTCTACCGCGGGGCCTGCGCAACCGTGACCGACTGCTTGATCAAGGGTGGACGCGGCGCCGGCATCGGCGTTACCTGGGATGCATCGTGCGTGGCCTATCGTAACGAAGTAACCGGCTACTGGAAGGGTATCGGCGCCTTTGGAACTTCCTGGGTAATCGCCCGCAATAATCTGGTGCATGACAATCTCGGCTGGGGCATCATCGCCACCGGCCAGTCGTTTATGGATATCGCCAACAACGTCGTGCATCACAACGGCAACTGCGGCGTGGCGCCCTGGTCGACCGAAAGCCGCGGACGGATGGTCAACAACATCATCACCGAAAACGGTTGGCGCGAACAATGGGTGTGCCCGTGTGTCGGTGTCTGGAACTACGGCGACTGGGCCAAATGGCAGTTTTCAAACAACATTGTCTTCAATAATAAAGAGGATGAATACCGGGATATCTGGGACCAAAAAGACATAAACGGCAACCTGGGCGTTGATCCACTGTTTGTGGGCCCCTCAGATTTTCATTTGCAACCGGAATCCCCGGCGCTGAATATGGGCGACTCCACTATATACAATACCGACGGCAGCCGCTCCCATATCGGCCTCCACGGCGGACCCCAGGCAGGCCCGTGAACCGGGCATAAATGACTCTCATCTACACCCGCAATGTCTCCTTTTTTTCCGCCTAAACTCAATCTCGATTTGGGCCGATTCATAAACAAAACCATTTTAATAAACTCTTTACCAAAAGGTTGAATTATGAAGAGGCTGATGTTCTTGCTGCTAACCGGACTGTTGGCAATCTGTACCGCTTTCATGCTCGGATGTGAAGAGGATGCCGCTATTACCGACGATGGCGGCAACCATACCATTCTGACGCCGGAAGACTCCTCAATGGTTGAGGACATGCTGACTGAAGACATGCTCAGCACACCGCTGGACGCCCTCGGCGTCTCCTGGGAACTGGTCGACCATATTCCCGGCGCCCAGGGCGCCAAGTTCTCCGGTACGTCTCTGGCCCTTGGTACCGATGAAGAAGAGATGATCATAACCGATGCCGGCTATGAAGGCTACAGTGACGGCTGGCATATCTTCCACTTCGCCGCGGTGGCTGTCGATCAATACAGCTATGGCGGAGTCGATTACTATGACACCGTATTCATCGGCGGATGGGATTCCATCCAGGTAATTGCCGATGGTGTCCCGATTCAATATCCGAATGACCAAACCGTTGTCGAGGGTCTCAATGAACGTGCCCACGTAAACTGGGAGGACAACGACGATGAGCATACCGGATCGCTCAATCATATCATAGAAGCCGATATGAGCTATGTCGAGGGAGATACTATTCTCACTCTCAACGGCAGTACCGATGACCAGATTTACAGTGGTGAAAACCGTGAATGGGGCGTCTGTGACATAACCATGACCCTGGATCAGACAATCACCAACCTCGTGTTCAACGTCAATGTCGAAGGGGACTGCCCGGAGTCGGGAACCATTTCGTCCATCAGTTCCATTGACGCTTTCTGTACCGGTTTGGATGCAAACGCCGGTGATACCCTTGATGTCAACAGTAGCTGGACAGTTACAGCCACTATAAACGAAGGCGAAGGTACGGTGACCGTCACCTTCACCAGCGGAGCTATCTCCTGGACAGTTACTGAACCCTGCGACGAAGGCGGCGCCCAGGCTACTTCGGGCTGGAACAAGTAGATACTAATTGTTCAGACTCAACCGGTCGTTTGCTTAATGCTCACGACCGGTTTCTTTTTACTTTTTTCGATTCTGAATCGTCTTGGTCAAAGTCCGCCAGGTGGCCTCGACCTTTCGGCGTCGCGATTGACCGACCGCCAGCTCTCTGGCTTTCGATAGGTGTTCAACAGCCAAATCTAACTGACCACTATCGTTAAGGGCCACGGCCAGACTATAGTGCGCCTGAAAACTATTTGGATTCAACTCAACAGCACGGTCTAGCAGGATGATTGTCTGTTGCAGATTGTCAGCCTGGTATTGGAACCCAGCGTAAGCTGTGAGCACTTCGACATCATTACTGTCAAGCTGATACGCCGCTTCGAAGTTCCTCAGACATTCGTCCAGACGGTTGGTTTTCATGAAAAGTATGCCGGCATAGAGACGTGCCTTGACATCCTCATCGAATCGTTGCTCCAAGTGGTCGGCGGTCTGTAGAAGATCGATATCTCCTCCAAAGCGGAGATAGTAAACGGCCAACAACAACGACCGGTCTCGACTGGCGCTCTCACTTTTTAGAAAACCCGGGACATCAACCGGAACATGGCCATCCTGACTACTGTAACCGGTCATCCAGTTCAGATAGTTCAGAATGAAGCTGGAATCGACCCGCTTGTAAGGTGGTTGGTCCCATGCTTGCAGCGCATACTGAAGCCTGCGGTCGGTCAACTCCGGATACTTGCGGGCGTGATCCATGAGGGCGGTGTATTCGTGAATCTGGTTTTTGAACTTAGTCGTCTGTAAGACCTGCGCGAAACGATCCGCCGATAACACAGGCGAACTGTTGACATAGGCGAATGCGAAAGTCGATACCGCTCCAACCAACAACACCGGCAAAACCTGAGGCGGAATCGAACGTTGGGGACGAGCGATGTATCCTATCAGTACGGCCGACGAAATCAGAAACATCGGCAATGAGAACAGATCCCAGTCTCGTGGCCCACCCAATTGGGGTGCAAAGAAAACCACAAACAACCCCGCTGGTACGGCCAGCCAAATGGCCAGCAGTAGTCTTCGATTGAGTTCAGCACCGCTGTGCTTTCGCACCGCCAAGATTGGAAGAAAGAAAAGGATCGGCAACCCCGAAAGAAGCACCCAGTTGACCAGATTCCAGCCGTGATCGGCCGTGAACAGAGCCAGTTCAAATCCTTCCCGTCCGACCAAACCAAGAAGCTGACGCTCCAGACCAAACCAACCCATCGAACGACCCAGATAGCCAAGGCACAGAATCGAAATGAAGAGAAATGACAAACTACGATTGACCCTCGCCACCTTCAGGTCATCAGATCCGTGCGACAAAAGGAAAACCAGGACCACTGGGCCCAAGAAGAGAAAAAAGGCCACCGCATGAACCAGACCCGCTACCAGATATAGGGCCAGGAACTTCCACGCCGATCCATGGCCGTCCACAACTTTAAGCGCCTGCAAAAGCACAAAGGGTAACATCGCCGCAAGAATGGAGTAGCTTTCAATGTACCCAAAGAACAGGACCGTCATCCCCGAACTGATCAAGATCAAAAACAGCTGGATCGACTGCCGGGCAGTCATATAGGCAGCCAGTCGCCAGGCACCAACCACAAAAAACAGGCCACAGGCAACACTGACTACATTATAACAAGTTTCCGCGCTGAACTGGTTTGGGATGAAAAAGACTCGGCACAAAATCGCGTGCACAAAGAAATCACCCATCTCTGTCGGCAGTAGAAGGCGACCATCGTCGATCTGGCTGAGCCTGAGGACAGCATCGCCCAACAAGGTAGCCGAAGACTCATAGTATTTGAACAACGCCCCAATCGCCAACACCAACAGCAGAGGCACAACCAACCGCAAGCGCCTGTTGTCAGCTATTATAGTGGAGACGCCATCGAGCCGACCTTGAATCCCCAAACTCAGGCTCGACCACATTAATAGTACACCGAGAGTCAACCCAACTCCAACCGCGCCGCTGGGAAGGAATGCCCCGAAATTGAATCCCCACAATAGTCTGATCTCTATTAATGTAGCGGCTGCAAACAGAGCCAGAATCAGCCCGCTTGAAATATAAGCTGCCCGATGTTCGGGTTGATTCTTCATTATCCTGAATGAATAACTCAAGCCGTCGAAAAACAAGCGGCCTTTTTCCCACAATCGAGTTCTTGGCGTTGCCTGACTTGCGATCTCATCCTGAGTCCAGAGGGAGCAGGGGCAAGGATTATCAGAAAGTTCCGATACAAGAGATTAGGACGGCCGGTCTCTTTGTACCCGTGAATTCATTGGGACCGCGAGCCGCGATAAGGATGATAGATAAGGATGTGAATCTACTACTTGAGGAGGAGTACGCCCGCGACATAAACGCTACCAAAAAACTTGGCTTTTTGCGCTTGACAACTAGCCCATCTATACCTATATTGGCTCTCGGACGATGGACGACAAACACAGATCGACTCCTTAGGGGTCCAAAACTTCTTTCCGGGTATAGCTGTTCTAGTACTTCGAGTTCGTACTGATTAGGTGTCGGTGCGGATGTTACAAGCAGACTTACTTATACTATACGGAATTAACTGCTTCGAAGAAATGTCATAAGAAGAAGGCGAGTCTCGCTGAGCGCGTGCGTTCGGTCATGGCGGCCACTAACACTCTGTTTGCGGGAGTGCTCCTATTGAGCCTTGGCTAAGGGTTAGCAGAAGTAGGACGATCGAATCTCGATTAGGAGGATTGAATGGCTCTCGGAATGAAGTTTACTGGACTCGTTAGAACGACCTTGATGGTCGGAGTTCTGGCCCTGTTGGTGTTGGCCTGCCCCACGGCCTACGGTCAATTACCTGACCTGATTGTACAAGTCGGCGATACCACCGCTGTGTCTGAAGCCCAAAACACGGTTGTTTCAGTGTATCTGTCCAACTACCATGACACCGTCGCCGGATTTAACATCTGGCTGCAATTGGATCGGCCCGATATCCTGATATTCCAAACCAATGTAGATAGTACTATCGACACCACCAGGTGGCTTTGTCTGGATTATGATCCTGTCGTCACCGACTCATGTGTCGACTCCATTCACGTTACGGGTGACTCGATTTTTTGGCGGTGTGATGTTTGGGAAGGCCCGATTTGTACAGACTCCACAATGGTACCGGCTGATTCTACTCACGACTGGTCACATCCGGCCGAGTGGGACTGGTTTAATGTCGATACCAACGAGGTGCTGGTCGGCAGCATTGATCCTGTCGGCACATTGGTCGAGGATTGGGAATGGGTAGACGCCCGCTCGCTCTCCGGCTATGGAACCGATCTGAATATTGCCGGTATCGCCGATCTTCCCGAGCCACCCTCCACTCCCGGAATCGCTCCTCAGCAGGGCGGGCTTTTGATAAAGCTGCTGGCCGATGTGTTGAGCATACCGGATACTTTGGTGGACCGCGAAGTTAACATGCTGATCCAATCGAATTTCCTGGCTCACTTCAACTTCTCCCGGCCCGATGGCACCTCGATCGGTATTCTCCAGGCCGAGGTTCCCGACACCAACTACTGGTTCTGCGAAATGTGGGCCGGCAACACCTGCCTGACCTGGAAAAGGGTCTCATCGCCGCCGGCCGACTCTATGGAGATCGGTGTCGACACAGTGTCGTATATAGACACTGTCAATGTCTGGTTGGCCGATGGCTCCCTGACTATCGACCCGCCGCCCGACGGCAAGTGCTGCTGGGATGATAACCCTGAGGATTCGGTCAGACTTTGTTCCAATAATATAGAATGGGCCTGCGATACCCTGCCGGACAGCAAGTGGTCAAATGGCGCCGACTGCGCCGTGGCCGATCCATGTCCGCTGGGAATCTGCGGTGATGTCGATGCCTCTGGCTTATGGCCACCCGATATTTCCGATCTGGTATATTTGGTAGACTATATGTTTGTCGGCGGCCCGGTACCCGAGCCCATCTGGACAGCCGACATGGCTGACTGTAATGGAGCCGTTGATATCTCGGACCTGGTGTATCTGGTCGACTTCATGTTCTTAGCCGGTCCCCAACCATGCGATAACTGTGTGAAATGAGAATAACAAGGTAGACATATTTGTAAGCGGCTGTCCTCACCTTCGGGTGGGGCGGCCAGAACCCTTAACTCTAAAAGTAAAGATGGAAAGGAGGACTCTTAAAAGAGGTACTAACTTATGACACACGCTCAAATGAAAGGACGTTGTCTGGTTCTATCCCAAGTCGCAAAAAGCTGCTCTGAGACTAGGTGGCTCTCGTCTGGAGTTCGGTTAGAATGTGACGCGAGGGGGGAGTTTGAATTGGATAAACGTACAACTCATGTTTTTTGCTAACGAAGTAATTAGGAGAACAAAATGAAACGCATTTCCTTGATGCTTGCATTGTTCTTGACCCTTTCATTTGGCATGGCCTTTGCACAAGGTAACGGTAGCTCGGTTAACCTGGACGCTGTTGACGGTCTCCAGGGCGGTGAAATCCCCACTAACCTAGGTGCTGACGTTACTTTCCACTTTGGCTATACTAACGGCGACGGCGCCAACAAGGCCAAAGGTATCACCAACGGTTACTCCCTCAGTGCTACTGGTGGAGCGACCTGGACTAACGGCGCAAATGGCGACGAGTTCAGCTTCGGCCCGGCCCCGGGCAACTTTGACCTCGTTTGGTCAGTCAACACCTTCAGTTGGGATGGCGCCATGTCTGATACCATCGGTTTCGGTGGTTCGGTCATGCTCGGCCCCGGTCTGCCTCCAGGCTATTCCGGCCCGGCTGTATACTTCACCGTGAACTTCGGTACCGGTGGTGGTTTCGATAACGAAACCTTCTGTGTTGACTCCGCCTACTACCCGCCGTCGGGTACCTGGATGTGGGCCTACGGTTCGACCGTTGGTTCCTTCCCGCCTAGCTGGCAGGGTCCGCACTGCTTTGGACTCATTGATGTTCCGAACCTGTGTCCGGACTTCACTGCTGCTCCGACCTCCGGTGGTGGCGATCACTGCGACCTCGTTGTCCTGCAGTACGCTGCTACGGATTTCGAAGGCGATCCGATCACCTTCTCCGTGACCGCCGGTGTTGGTTCTATTGACGCCAACAGTGGTCAGTATACCTATGCTCCCACTCTGGCTGACGTAGGTGCTTCTCTGGGTGCTACCATTCTCGCCGACGACGGCCTGCATGGTGGAGCCTGTAACACTGTCGATCTGGTCCTGAACTTCACCAATGTGGCTCCCACCATCGTTTGTTGCGCTGGTGTGGTTCCGATTGGTCAGGGTAACACCGGTTCACAGTGTTTCTCGACTAACGACGAAGACTGCGACCCGTCCACCGTTTCTCTGGGCAACATCAGCCCGACCCCGGCCGGTAATATCTACATCAGCGGCAACAATGTTGTCTTTGAAACTGATCCGACCGACGGTGGCGCCGCAGGCACTATCTACACAGTCGAAGTTTGCGTCACCGATGGCGTGGACGAAAACTGCTGTGTGGTAGAGTTCAACGTTTTGACCGTTGAGCCGTTTGAAGTCCAGATCGAGAAGACCCACAATACCCTACAGGGTATGCATGTAATCGTCGACGTCACTCTGAACAAGGGTTCAGAGGAAATGGGCGGTTACGACATCCTGATCGCTTATGACGCTTCGGCTCTACACTTCCAGGCCGCCATCCCCGGCGACTTCCACACCCAGTGTGGTTGGGAGTATTTCAACTACCGCTTTGGCCCCAACGGCAACTGCGGTAACCAGTGCCCGAGCGGACTGCTCCGCGTGGTTGCGATTGCTGAGACCAACAATGGTCCCAACCATCCGCTCTGCCTCAAGATCGATCCGCTACCGGCCGTCCTGTTCTCACTCGACTTTGTGGTCAGCAATGACCGTACTCTCGAGTGCATGTACGTGCCGATCCGCTTCTACTGGGCGGACTGCGGTGACAACAGTATCGCCTACCATCCGGCAGACGATCCGCTGTCTTCGGTCCAGGGTGTTTCCCGTTATGTCATCGACTTTGACCTCATCGGTCATATCGAAG
The sequence above is a segment of the Candidatus Zixiibacteriota bacterium genome. Coding sequences within it:
- a CDS encoding right-handed parallel beta-helix repeat-containing protein; its protein translation is MLSRRLIPGILACTILAVSTQAATLTVERGSNLQSVINYAVDGDTLLLGIKTFEATPSEFVDSLCGNCLDPKTLVTASTGFVIRGKSLVIIGRDRYQTRLMTKAGYGVYIEDSPSTKLINLTITGGRRDADGNATDAAVVVRRSNVQLENLEIIDNDHRLDSVVVGIGGAFGREGSTMMVANCNIVNNGWDGIALYRGACATVTDCLIKGGRGAGIGVTWDASCVAYRNEVTGYWKGIGAFGTSWVIARNNLVHDNLGWGIIATGQSFMDIANNVVHHNGNCGVAPWSTESRGRMVNNIITENGWREQWVCPCVGVWNYGDWAKWQFSNNIVFNNKEDEYRDIWDQKDINGNLGVDPLFVGPSDFHLQPESPALNMGDSTIYNTDGSRSHIGLHGGPQAGP
- a CDS encoding tetratricopeptide repeat protein is translated as MKNQPEHRAAYISSGLILALFAAATLIEIRLLWGFNFGAFLPSGAVGVGLTLGVLLMWSSLSLGIQGRLDGVSTIIADNRRLRLVVPLLLVLAIGALFKYYESSATLLGDAVLRLSQIDDGRLLLPTEMGDFFVHAILCRVFFIPNQFSAETCYNVVSVACGLFFVVGAWRLAAYMTARQSIQLFLILISSGMTVLFFGYIESYSILAAMLPFVLLQALKVVDGHGSAWKFLALYLVAGLVHAVAFFLFLGPVVLVFLLSHGSDDLKVARVNRSLSFLFISILCLGYLGRSMGWFGLERQLLGLVGREGFELALFTADHGWNLVNWVLLSGLPILFFLPILAVRKHSGAELNRRLLLAIWLAVPAGLFVVFFAPQLGGPRDWDLFSLPMFLISSAVLIGYIARPQRSIPPQVLPVLLVGAVSTFAFAYVNSSPVLSADRFAQVLQTTKFKNQIHEYTALMDHARKYPELTDRRLQYALQAWDQPPYKRVDSSFILNYLNWMTGYSSQDGHVPVDVPGFLKSESASRDRSLLLAVYYLRFGGDIDLLQTADHLEQRFDEDVKARLYAGILFMKTNRLDECLRNFEAAYQLDSNDVEVLTAYAGFQYQADNLQQTIILLDRAVELNPNSFQAHYSLAVALNDSGQLDLAVEHLSKARELAVGQSRRRKVEATWRTLTKTIQNRKK
- a CDS encoding T9SS type A sorting domain-containing protein, which gives rise to MKRISLMLALFLTLSFGMAFAQGNGSSVNLDAVDGLQGGEIPTNLGADVTFHFGYTNGDGANKAKGITNGYSLSATGGATWTNGANGDEFSFGPAPGNFDLVWSVNTFSWDGAMSDTIGFGGSVMLGPGLPPGYSGPAVYFTVNFGTGGGFDNETFCVDSAYYPPSGTWMWAYGSTVGSFPPSWQGPHCFGLIDVPNLCPDFTAAPTSGGGDHCDLVVLQYAATDFEGDPITFSVTAGVGSIDANSGQYTYAPTLADVGASLGATILADDGLHGGACNTVDLVLNFTNVAPTIVCCAGVVPIGQGNTGSQCFSTNDEDCDPSTVSLGNISPTPAGNIYISGNNVVFETDPTDGGAAGTIYTVEVCVTDGVDENCCVVEFNVLTVEPFEVQIEKTHNTLQGMHVIVDVTLNKGSEEMGGYDILIAYDASALHFQAAIPGDFHTQCGWEYFNYRFGPNGNCGNQCPSGLLRVVAIAETNNGPNHPLCLKIDPLPAVLFSLDFVVSNDRTLECMYVPIRFYWADCGDNSIAYHPADDPLSSVQGVSRYVIDFDLIGHIEDMFTGFPTYTGVQSECLEGGGPDKPVPIQFVDFLNGGVDIVCADSIDDRGDINLNGNSNEIADAVLFSNYFVHGIGVFNVNYQGQVAATDVNADGLTLSVADLVYLIRIIVGDANPYPKLGAEAASYAYENGVMSVDSKMGAAFVVIEGNVNPTLLATEMEMNYAFDGRNTRVLVSKIDRVGFEGSFLQFDGRVVSVEFATYDGTPVAKTVIPRSYSLHQNYPNPFNGMTKIAFGMPFGGDYSLTIYNVTGQKVANFSGSADAGQITVDWDASNQASGVYFYKLDTDDFTDTKKMVYLK